One Desulfocurvibacter africanus subsp. africanus DSM 2603 DNA segment encodes these proteins:
- a CDS encoding sodium:solute symporter family protein produces MTVKLVIALIYLGVVFYLGYVGWKHTREAADYMLAGRRMNPFIMAMSYGATFISTSAIVGFGGVASLFGFPLLWLTFANIFVGIFIAMVFFGRRTRRMGVALDSHTFPELLGRRFKSRFIQGFAGLVIFLFIPVYAAAVLIGISRMIEVSLGIPYAAALIGFTLILAVYVVTGGMKAVMYTDAFQGGIMVVMMLILVAHTYSLLGGVVPAHQALTDMAALMPEKLRAGGLEGWTQGTRFGTPLWLTIYTTIVFGVGVGVLAQPQLAVRYMTVSSDRQLNRAVLYGGVFILLMTGVAFVVGALSNVIFHQTTGKLAIAVAGGNVDVVIPTYIETIMPAWFSTLFLMAMLAAAMSTLSSQYHAGGTSLGRDLLEKGLGLGKQESIKGTQWGVVVTIAMGLVWALFLPESVIAKATAFFFGLCAATFLPVYFLGLYWKRMSRTAAVASMLGGFGFSMFWLLFVHEAEAKVIGLCQILFGKATLVADATKGSWVFLLQWLDPNIVALPFSLLLAVAVALVTRHDAEHAEYCWRNY; encoded by the coding sequence ATGACCGTGAAGCTCGTCATCGCCCTCATCTATTTGGGCGTGGTTTTTTACCTCGGCTACGTGGGCTGGAAGCACACGCGCGAGGCCGCGGACTACATGCTGGCCGGACGGCGCATGAACCCGTTCATCATGGCCATGTCCTACGGGGCCACGTTCATCTCCACCTCGGCCATCGTGGGCTTCGGCGGCGTGGCCTCGCTGTTCGGCTTTCCGCTGCTGTGGCTGACCTTCGCCAACATTTTCGTGGGCATCTTCATCGCCATGGTCTTCTTCGGCCGGCGCACGCGGCGCATGGGCGTGGCCCTGGACAGTCACACCTTCCCCGAGCTCCTGGGCCGGCGCTTCAAGAGCCGCTTCATCCAGGGCTTCGCCGGGCTGGTCATCTTCCTGTTCATCCCGGTCTACGCCGCGGCCGTGCTCATCGGCATCTCGCGCATGATCGAGGTCTCGCTCGGCATCCCCTACGCGGCCGCGCTCATCGGCTTCACGCTCATTCTGGCCGTGTACGTGGTCACGGGCGGCATGAAGGCGGTCATGTACACCGACGCCTTCCAGGGCGGCATCATGGTCGTCATGATGCTCATCCTGGTGGCCCACACCTACTCCCTGCTGGGCGGCGTCGTCCCGGCCCACCAGGCCCTGACGGACATGGCCGCGCTCATGCCCGAGAAACTACGCGCGGGCGGGCTGGAAGGCTGGACCCAGGGCACGCGCTTTGGCACTCCGCTATGGCTGACCATCTACACGACGATCGTCTTCGGCGTGGGCGTTGGCGTACTGGCCCAGCCCCAGTTGGCCGTGCGCTACATGACCGTATCCTCGGACCGCCAGCTCAACCGGGCCGTGCTCTACGGCGGCGTGTTCATCCTGCTCATGACCGGCGTGGCCTTCGTAGTGGGTGCGTTGTCCAACGTGATCTTCCACCAGACGACCGGCAAGCTCGCCATCGCCGTGGCCGGCGGCAATGTGGACGTGGTCATACCGACCTACATCGAGACCATCATGCCGGCCTGGTTCTCCACGCTCTTCCTCATGGCCATGCTCGCCGCGGCCATGTCCACCCTGTCCTCCCAGTACCACGCGGGCGGCACTTCCCTTGGCCGCGACCTGCTGGAAAAGGGCCTTGGGCTCGGCAAGCAGGAGTCCATCAAGGGCACCCAGTGGGGCGTCGTGGTGACCATCGCCATGGGCCTGGTGTGGGCGCTGTTCCTGCCCGAGTCGGTCATCGCCAAGGCCACGGCTTTCTTCTTCGGCCTGTGCGCCGCGACGTTTCTGCCGGTCTACTTCCTTGGCCTCTACTGGAAGCGCATGAGCCGCACGGCGGCCGTGGCCTCCATGCTGGGCGGCTTCGGCTTCTCCATGTTCTGGCTGCTGTTCGTCCATGAAGCCGAGGCCAAGGTCATCGGCCTGTGCCAGATCCTGTTCGGCAAGGCCACCCTGGTCGCCGACGCAACCAAGGGCTCCTGGGTCTTCCTGCTGCAGTGGCTGGACCCGAACATCGTGGCCCTGCCCTTCTCCCTGCTCCTGGCCGTGGCCGTGGCGCTCGTCACGAGGCACGACGCGGAGCACGCCGAGTACTGCTGGCGGAATTACTAA
- a CDS encoding prolyl oligopeptidase family serine peptidase: protein MAHSVRAFHPSGSRVTLQYLLHFPSGALEGGWPLAFFLHGAGERGDDPRLLLRQGLPRHAEAHAKDLPFLLVSPQCPEWSSWQQHLGHVEELLEAVMAEHPVDPDRIYLTGISMGGFGAWFLGTERPERFAAVVPICGYGPEALGFPERVCALRQVPVWAFHGAKDTVVPAEESCKLVDALRLCGGDVRLTIYPDVGHDSWTQTYDDPELYDWMLAQRKSRAVEGEPKQSRML from the coding sequence ATGGCCCACTCTGTCCGCGCGTTCCACCCCTCGGGTTCGAGGGTAACGCTCCAGTACCTCCTGCATTTCCCGTCAGGGGCTCTGGAAGGAGGCTGGCCCCTGGCGTTTTTCCTGCACGGCGCGGGCGAGCGTGGGGACGACCCGCGGCTGCTGTTGCGCCAGGGGCTTCCTCGCCATGCCGAAGCCCATGCAAAGGATTTGCCCTTTCTGCTCGTCTCGCCTCAATGCCCGGAGTGGTCTTCCTGGCAGCAGCACCTGGGCCATGTGGAAGAGCTGCTGGAGGCGGTCATGGCCGAGCATCCAGTGGATCCCGACAGGATCTATCTCACGGGTATCAGCATGGGCGGATTCGGGGCTTGGTTCCTGGGCACCGAACGGCCGGAGCGCTTCGCCGCCGTGGTGCCCATCTGCGGTTATGGGCCGGAAGCCCTGGGGTTTCCGGAGCGGGTCTGCGCCCTGCGGCAGGTGCCCGTGTGGGCCTTTCATGGGGCGAAAGACACCGTCGTCCCGGCCGAGGAATCCTGCAAGCTCGTGGATGCCTTGCGGCTTTGCGGCGGAGACGTGCGCCTTACGATCTATCCCGATGTCGGACACGACTCCTGGACCCAGACCTATGACGACCCGGAGCTGTACGACTGGATGCTGGCCCAGCGCAAAAGCAGGGCCGTGGAGGGCGAGCCCAAGCAGTCGCGTATGTTGTGA
- a CDS encoding DUF72 domain-containing protein, whose translation MSRGLALVGTSGWQYDHWKGLFYPSTLPKAQWFFYYAARFATVEVNNTFYRLPTAETFERWRGQAPSKFVYALKYSRFATHQKRLLEPDKHLEPFLSRARLLGDLLGPVLVQLPPTMRPNLPRLEAFLSAAPSDLRWAVEFRNTDWLSSDTLAILRRHGAALVVHDKIPGHADEATADFVYYRFHGGSFDGGYDPGTLADGAKRMAAHTAAGRDVYAYFNNDQGGHAVHDARALLRLLAELNVKTGGVAVKAHGLAATEDVWPTLSARSTPRVRG comes from the coding sequence ATGAGTCGCGGCCTGGCCCTGGTAGGCACCTCGGGCTGGCAGTACGACCATTGGAAGGGGCTTTTCTACCCCTCCACGCTGCCCAAGGCCCAGTGGTTCTTTTATTACGCGGCGCGCTTCGCCACGGTGGAGGTCAACAACACCTTCTACCGACTTCCGACCGCCGAGACCTTCGAGCGTTGGCGGGGGCAGGCTCCGTCAAAATTTGTCTATGCCCTCAAGTACAGCCGCTTCGCCACGCATCAGAAGCGGCTCCTGGAGCCTGACAAGCACCTGGAGCCGTTCCTGTCGCGTGCACGCCTGCTTGGAGATCTTCTAGGACCAGTGCTTGTGCAACTCCCGCCCACCATGCGCCCGAATTTGCCCAGGCTGGAGGCCTTTCTGTCCGCAGCTCCATCGGACCTGCGCTGGGCTGTGGAGTTTCGCAACACGGACTGGCTCTCGTCCGATACCCTGGCCATTCTGCGCCGCCATGGCGCGGCCCTGGTGGTGCATGACAAGATTCCAGGCCATGCGGACGAAGCCACGGCTGATTTCGTCTACTACCGCTTCCACGGAGGCAGCTTCGACGGCGGGTACGATCCCGGCACTCTGGCGGACGGCGCCAAGCGCATGGCCGCCCACACGGCCGCCGGTCGGGACGTGTACGCTTATTTCAACAACGATCAAGGAGGGCATGCGGTGCACGACGCCCGCGCTCTCCTGCGCCTGCTTGCCGAGTTGAACGTCAAGACCGGCGGCGTGGCCGTCAAAGCGCACGGCCTGGCCGCAACGGAGGACGTATGGCCCACTCTGTCCGCGCGTTCCACCCCTCGGGTTCGAGGGTAA
- a CDS encoding rubredoxin: MAKANEMFQCQMHYCGYVYNPDEGDPKRGIKVGTKFGELPDDWTCPFCGAEKKDFKPLAGPGSVLWENVRNWPGLKDKQWDEIEKRIASGDVEGYSPVAERAKGKMV, translated from the coding sequence ATGGCCAAGGCCAACGAAATGTTCCAGTGCCAGATGCACTACTGCGGCTACGTCTACAACCCCGACGAGGGCGATCCCAAGCGCGGGATCAAGGTCGGAACGAAGTTCGGTGAACTTCCCGACGACTGGACCTGCCCCTTTTGTGGCGCCGAGAAGAAGGATTTCAAGCCCCTGGCCGGCCCCGGTTCGGTGCTGTGGGAAAACGTGCGCAACTGGCCCGGCCTGAAAGACAAGCAGTGGGATGAGATCGAAAAGCGCATCGCGAGCGGCGATGTGGAAGGCTATTCCCCGGTGGCCGAGCGGGCCAAGGGAAAAATGGTCTAG
- a CDS encoding YkgJ family cysteine cluster protein has translation MDSCKRCGTCCRKGGPSLHAQDHALVEKGLLNRSDLVTLRKGELAFDPIQDQVLPLGNELIKIKGQGKSWVCRFLEPTHSCRIYDCRPVECQALLCWNTEQLESVYDKDRLTRADLFAPESGLPAIIEEHEAKCPYSKVLELAEQAVAGKGNSIKELAALAEYDRSLRALLVQKAGAMISELDLILGRDVLATLPALGLTLVRKDSKTYQVIRSKKQGMGPGRALWKP, from the coding sequence ATGGACAGTTGCAAGCGTTGCGGAACATGCTGCCGCAAGGGCGGCCCAAGCCTGCATGCCCAGGATCACGCGCTGGTGGAAAAAGGCCTGCTCAATCGCTCGGACCTTGTCACGCTGCGCAAGGGCGAGTTGGCTTTCGATCCCATCCAGGACCAGGTGCTGCCTTTGGGCAACGAACTCATCAAGATCAAGGGCCAGGGAAAATCCTGGGTCTGCCGTTTTCTGGAACCGACACACTCTTGCCGCATCTATGATTGCCGGCCCGTCGAGTGCCAGGCACTGCTTTGCTGGAACACGGAGCAGCTCGAATCGGTCTATGACAAGGACCGGCTCACGCGCGCCGACCTCTTTGCCCCTGAAAGCGGCCTGCCCGCGATTATCGAGGAGCACGAAGCCAAGTGTCCGTACTCCAAGGTGCTGGAACTGGCCGAGCAGGCCGTGGCCGGCAAGGGCAATTCAATCAAGGAGCTGGCTGCCCTGGCCGAGTACGACCGCAGCCTGCGCGCGCTGCTCGTGCAGAAGGCCGGCGCCATGATCAGCGAGCTGGATCTCATCCTCGGCCGCGACGTGTTGGCCACCCTACCCGCCCTGGGTCTGACCCTGGTGCGCAAGGACAGCAAGACGTATCAAGTCATTCGCAGCAAAAAGCAGGGCATGGGCCCCGGAAGAGCCCTCTGGAAGCCCTGA
- a CDS encoding FAD-dependent oxidoreductase: MSRKIVIIGAVALGPKVACRARRIDPDADIVMLDRDSYISYGGCGIPYYVGGDVADIDGLLSTAYHARRDAAFFENTKRVRALTETEALEIDRAGRRVRVKDLKSGQESWLDYDTLVLATGSTPVIPPIEGRDLPGVMAVANLHQAKWIKESVQRGQVESAVIVGGGAIGLEMAEAFADLWGIQTTVIEMQPHVLPQALGPDMARLVENSFTAAGVSILTGERAARIVGDAENGVQALETASGKRLDCQLVILAVGARPNSELARKAGLAVGRFGGVLVDRRMRSSDPNIFAGGDCVELPHALSGNTVHMPLGSMANRQGRVIGANVTGSHAEFPPVLGSFCMKAFEAGVARAGLTEAQALDAGYKPASATVAMHDRAHFYPTAKIMYLRLIADRVTRRVLGIEAFGANGDAVKGRVDAVAAAMRFGATLEDVSNLEVAYAPPYAQAMDILNAAANVVQNVVEGVNAAMPMGEFLRDFEAGKFKVLDVRGAANAASYIEKFGDRWLNIPGEELAARLEEVDPEQPLVLFCNSGQRSYEAQRTMASRGLPVARNVEGGHLLLSALDKAFLGQGEDEK; encoded by the coding sequence ATGTCACGCAAGATCGTCATCATCGGCGCGGTGGCGCTTGGCCCAAAGGTCGCCTGCCGCGCAAGGCGAATTGACCCCGATGCCGATATCGTCATGCTCGACCGCGACAGCTATATTTCCTACGGCGGCTGCGGCATCCCCTACTACGTGGGCGGTGACGTGGCCGATATCGACGGCCTCTTGTCCACTGCCTATCACGCGCGGCGCGACGCCGCCTTCTTCGAGAACACCAAGCGGGTGCGCGCGCTCACCGAGACCGAAGCCCTGGAGATCGACCGGGCCGGCAGGCGAGTGCGCGTAAAGGACCTGAAGAGCGGGCAGGAGTCCTGGCTGGATTATGACACGCTCGTGCTGGCCACTGGCAGCACCCCGGTCATCCCGCCCATCGAGGGCCGCGACCTGCCCGGAGTCATGGCCGTGGCCAACCTGCACCAGGCCAAATGGATCAAGGAGAGCGTGCAGCGCGGCCAGGTCGAGAGCGCCGTCATCGTGGGAGGCGGGGCCATCGGCCTCGAGATGGCCGAGGCGTTCGCGGACCTGTGGGGCATCCAGACCACGGTCATCGAGATGCAGCCGCACGTCCTGCCGCAGGCCCTGGGGCCGGACATGGCCCGGCTGGTGGAGAACTCCTTCACCGCGGCCGGCGTGTCCATCCTGACTGGCGAGCGCGCCGCGCGCATCGTGGGCGACGCTGAAAACGGCGTGCAGGCCCTGGAGACGGCTTCAGGCAAGCGGCTGGATTGCCAGCTGGTCATCCTGGCCGTGGGCGCGCGCCCCAACAGCGAGCTGGCGCGCAAGGCCGGCCTGGCCGTCGGCCGCTTCGGCGGCGTGCTCGTGGACCGGCGCATGCGCTCCTCAGACCCCAATATCTTTGCTGGCGGCGACTGCGTGGAACTGCCCCACGCCCTGAGCGGCAACACGGTCCACATGCCGCTCGGCTCCATGGCCAACCGCCAGGGCCGGGTCATCGGGGCCAACGTGACCGGAAGCCACGCCGAATTCCCGCCCGTGCTGGGATCCTTCTGCATGAAGGCCTTCGAAGCCGGCGTGGCCCGCGCCGGCCTGACCGAAGCCCAGGCCCTGGACGCGGGCTACAAGCCGGCTTCGGCCACCGTGGCCATGCATGATCGAGCGCACTTCTATCCCACGGCGAAAATCATGTACCTGAGGCTCATCGCCGACCGCGTCACGCGACGGGTGCTGGGCATCGAGGCCTTCGGCGCCAATGGCGACGCGGTCAAGGGGCGCGTGGACGCCGTGGCCGCGGCCATGCGATTCGGGGCCACGCTGGAGGATGTGTCCAACCTGGAGGTGGCCTACGCTCCGCCCTATGCCCAGGCCATGGATATTCTCAACGCCGCAGCCAACGTGGTGCAGAATGTTGTCGAGGGCGTCAATGCGGCCATGCCCATGGGAGAGTTCCTGCGGGATTTCGAGGCCGGCAAATTCAAGGTCCTGGACGTGCGCGGAGCAGCCAATGCCGCGTCGTACATAGAAAAATTTGGTGACAGATGGCTGAACATCCCCGGCGAGGAACTGGCGGCGCGCCTGGAGGAGGTCGATCCGGAGCAGCCGTTGGTGCTCTTCTGCAACTCGGGCCAGCGCTCCTACGAAGCCCAACGCACCATGGCCTCGCGCGGACTGCCCGTGGCGCGCAACGTCGAGGGCGGCCATCTGCTGCTCAGCGCCTTGGACAAGGCATTCCTGGGCCAGGGCGAGGACGAGAAATAG
- the tsaA gene encoding tRNA (N6-threonylcarbamoyladenosine(37)-N6)-methyltransferase TrmO, with product MNELILRPIGIVHSPWTSLEGMPIQPAGARDAEGQAVLDPQYAQGLADLEGFSHAYLIYHFHGSQGYALTVTPFLDNTPRGLFSTRAPRRPNPIGLSVVRVLGVSGNVLRIAGVDVLDGTPLLDIKPYMPAFDAVPEARAGWAEKSQADVGATRSDDRFAKSRAAD from the coding sequence ATGAACGAATTAATTCTGCGGCCCATCGGTATCGTGCACTCGCCCTGGACCAGCCTGGAAGGCATGCCCATCCAGCCCGCCGGCGCCAGGGACGCCGAGGGACAAGCCGTGCTCGACCCGCAGTACGCGCAGGGGCTGGCCGATCTGGAAGGCTTCTCGCACGCCTATCTGATCTATCATTTCCACGGCAGCCAGGGCTATGCGCTTACTGTTACGCCGTTTTTGGACAATACGCCGCGCGGCTTGTTTTCCACGCGCGCCCCGAGGCGGCCCAATCCCATAGGCCTGTCCGTGGTGCGCGTACTGGGCGTATCCGGCAACGTGCTGCGCATTGCAGGCGTGGACGTGCTCGATGGCACGCCGCTCCTGGACATCAAACCCTATATGCCGGCTTTCGATGCCGTGCCTGAGGCCCGCGCGGGCTGGGCCGAGAAGAGCCAGGCCGATGTAGGCGCGACCCGCTCGGACGATCGCTTCGCCAAGTCTCGGGCTGCGGATTGA